CCACCGAACCCACCTGCACGGTGAAATTCGCCTTAGTCGTGGACATGTACGCCGGATTGAAACTCGCGCTACCCGTGTAGTCCTTGAACTCACCGCGCGTCTTCGACACCACCAAGTGCGACACCGCGAAGTTCACCGACGAATGCGAATTATCCAGCGACCAATCTTGCGCCAGCACCGACGACGCCGAAACCACCAGCGCCAA
This DNA window, taken from bacterium, encodes the following:
- a CDS encoding YceI family protein, with protein sequence LALVVSASSVLAQDWSLDNSHSSVNFAVSHLVVSKTRGEFKDYTGSASFNPAYMSTTKANFTVQVGSVDTRDEKRDGHLKSADFF